The Scheffersomyces stipitis CBS 6054 chromosome 5, complete sequence genome contains the following window.
TTGCCTTCGTTCATGCGCTGGTGCAAGAGGTCGCCCTGGATATTACAATGATCTACAAGAATCAACTCGTTGGTAGCTCCACCAGATAAgatttcaaagtcttctaagaagtacaacaagTCTTCTGTAATAGAATGCGATTGCAACAAAGATTCGATGTCTCTTCTCAACTTGAGGTCTTCCTTCGGAATGTTAACCAATGGAATCACATAGCTGTTGTTATCTTTGAGATTTTCAAAGTACGAATATGAGACAGCACTGATAACCGAGTCCATATCTGCCGATTGGTTACCAGTGACAAACTTGTATGGAAGAGGCAATGCATTTGCATTGATTTTGCTTCGCAAGTTGACAAGAAATGTTTTCACTGACATCTTCGTGTTTTAGAATAAGTAACAGAAAAGACGCTTGTTATGTTTGGTTGAGAAATTCTTTCGGGTTCATTAATTCGTATTTGTTCGCGCTTctgcagcagcagaatAAAGTTGACAATGCACATCAGCCGTGCTGCAATAGTTTAATTGAAGTCCATAATTCCAGTACAACGTATTTTGCCATACTTTTATATGTGCTTTGTTCGTAGTATAGTGTGGTAGGCAACAAACAATTCTAAGTTAATATATACTGAAACTACGAATCCAAACCGGTTAACTTGCATGAAGTGCCAATgtacaagttcaattctGTACTACATACTCTACTAAGTCTGTAATTCATCATCCACCAGAAATGTGTAATTAGTGGTCCATatcaatatatataatgcCTCCAAAGAAAGCTCTTCTACTTGGCGTAGTGCAACTTGATGTCCAACCATTGTCTAGCCTTGACCTCCTCAACAGACAAGGTGGTATCACCGTAGGTGATTGGTctgaagtagaagaagaaccacACAATGCCGATGGAACATCCGGTCACAATGACTGTgctcttgatcttgttgtacaCCGTAGGGCGACCGTTAGAATCACGAATATTGTTGCTCGAGATAAAATCGACCAAACCACCAGAAAACAATGCAGCCAACAAATGGGCTGGCAAGTAATGGTGCAAGAACTTTTGACGATTCATTAAGAAGAAGGGGAAGAAATGAGCACCCCATCCGGCAAAGAGGAATCCCAATGTGTTGTACAATTTGGATCTTGCTCTGTCACTCAAAATGTATACATGACGACGACGAGTGACTTGATcagccaacaacaacccCAAATAGATTGAGAGGAAACAAACTTCCAACCAGAATCCAATAATATTACCGGTGAAGAATATCTGTCTACGGTTGTCGTTATCGTTGTAGAAAGATACACCGGACAAAGCCAATGGCCAGGTTTCGGGCTGTGATGCAAAAGGGTGTTCAGAAGACAACTGATTGTTGTGCTTGAACATCAATCCTTGCAATTCCCACCATTTCTTAAAGAATGACAACGTCTTGACTTGCTTGGGTACATACTTGGATCTTGGATCTATAGGGTCCATGTCTACAATGTCGTCGATAGTCCAGACGTTGTCAGAGTCTTGCGTCTTTTTGTTACCAGAGACTTCCTGATGGCCAAAACCCCATTCTGGCAAGACTTCATCGTCGTGTGTCCACATGGCCACTACGGTGTCTACATGGATAATACGCAATGGTGTACCTTTAGTCTTGATGACTCTCcttttgtttttgtttttggtAGAACCGGATCCACCGAATCTCAATCTGAAGAGAGTCTCGTTGAACTTGGTCACAGCAGCGTCTTCGCCGTAAGCAATGGTGAACTCTTCATGTGTAGCTTTTAATGGGGAAGCAACATCATGGGCAAGCAAATACCCACCAGTTCCTACATGCCTGAACCTGACAACATCGTTGGTGTACACATCAGTACCTCTTGCGACGTCTTTGGAGCTAGGAACAATTTCCCAGTGGTTGTTGACGTCTTCGGCTTCTTTGCTGTCTGGGTCAAAAACACAAGTAACCTGCTGAGTATTGGACGAGACTCTTCCATCCTCATAACGCAATGGATATGAGTGTAAATGCGAGTGCAAGAAAGCGTCAGTATCTTTATGTTTTATGGTGATAAGATCGTTATAGTGAACGTTCTTGGACAATTTAGCCATAGGGGATTCGAGCAAAGTTTCCTGGAACTCAGCTGACATGAAATTGTCACCAGGGCCAGATTTGGTCAAAATGGCAAAATGCACGTAAAACCAGAACAAGTAGATAATGAAGGGCATGATGATCAATGACCACAATCTGGCTGCAAAATGCTTCGAAAACTCAGGAATTGTCAATCCCTTCTGATAATCCAACAAAATCCACAACTCGTGGATTACAGCAATGCCGATCGTCACATAAGTGAACACACCTACATATTTTGTAGAAATAACCAAAGATAAACTCACTCCAGTAGCTGTCAACCATGTCCACCACTTCTGGGAGAAGGGCTGCTTTCTGTATGTCAGGAACTTGGAGTACGCATAAATAGTCAAGGCAACAGCGAAGATCAAAGTGGCATCCAAGAGAATTAATCTAGAATCAGCTACATGGGCATTGTCGAAACAGACTATGAGAGCTGCGAAAAGACAGCCAGCAACAGAAAATCCCAACGTCTTCATTGTCAAAAACATCACAGGTACTGTAAGCGTACCCTGAATAGCCAGAAGTGCTCTCAAGGGAATGTAGGGCActttgttggtgatgtagGAGTCGCCAATGTTCTCGAACTTAAAGGCACCATCGTAACGAATCAACCAACCAGCAAAGGCTATAAGCAACTTGGCAAAAGGAGGGTGcaaatcaaagaagtacGTTCTTTCCAAGTAATACGAGGCAAACTTACCGAAATGGACTTCGTCAAACACAACTTTGTCGGGTATGCTAATGTGATAGAAACGAGTGTATGCGGCCAATATGGTGATGGCTGCAAGAGCTACTTGGTACTTGTACTCTGGCTCTTTGAATCCAcgagcttcttcttccaactcgCGGAGCTTCTTTAagtcgtcatcttcttgggCAGCAGAATTGCCAACGGCGTTCTGGCCCTTTTTTGGCCCTCTTTTCCTTAAAGTCAGCGACATCTACAGAATCTACTAATTGTTCTAGTTCTGGAAATGTTGACTGTTGAAGTGAAAATATCTGTTTCCGATGAAAAATCGTTATATGCTACCGAATTGAAGTCTGAAAAGACACACAGTATGGTATACACACAATTAGATTTGCACTGGACTTTACAAACAATTCCGATCCAGACTTAGCTGTTGTTTATGAATacgtagaagaagttccagGTTCTatacttttcatttttcaattacGACACGTCAGACCCATTTGTGTGTCAACAAATGTATGCAGGATGGATGCGAAATGAAGACCAAGATTGAAGAGGCTTTGGGATATCATTGGCAAGTAGGAAAGCCtacaatgaaaatgaaaaagattGATATCACTTGGAGGCATGAATACGGGAGGCTTTCcctacaatttcaaaactTCTACTAATTTCTACTGGGGTTTAATGAAGGAGAAATATCCGCTACTAGTAGCCTTCGAGAGTCTTTGGTGACTGCGACATTTCAGGGTAGCGCGTCTTTTTTGTGGGCAGATTACAATTATTTAATTTTGTACGTGGAGGGAACGTTGGTAATGCAATAGTtgtgaaaaagaaagatcaCACAACTAGTAGAACTCTGAGAATATGTCTACATACTATACAATGCTTCTTTATTTCATGTCTTCTATCTTCGTATCCCAATTACAGATTCATTAATTCGTGtctataaatatatacaGGTGTTGCAAAAATGTCTCCTTTGAGCAACACAAAAGTAACGTCAGAGGTGAGGGCCCTATATTTTATGAACCAGTTACATGTGTTTTTTGGATCTCTTTTGATATCCACCTCTTCCTCTAATAATAGGCTGTTGCAGCGAAGTACCGACAGTCGGAACGAGATTGGCAGAAAACCGTGGTATGGCGGCAGGAGGTTGAGGAGGAGCATGAGCACCAACTTGGTTGAGATGTGGATACGTAAATTGCAGCTGTTGCAGTGGATGTTGTTGTACTCCAATAGGAACACGCGACGGAGGAGGAGTTCCCAGTTCCAAAGACGAATTGGATCTTCCCTTTTCTCCATGCATGTCGTTGATATCTCCAGGAGTAGATGGAATTCTCGTAGTACTTTTCGAACTTCTGTTGTATATAGTATTAACACCACTAGATGCGGCTCCTGGTATGGAGATTGGCTTCGATGATGACAATTGCATGATCTTGgagttcttttcttcaagcaATGCTTCATACCTTAAAATAGTAGTCGACAACTCTTggattttcttttcaaaatgaGCCGTGAAAGAATTGACATTTTCATTCAAGTCAAATTTAGATGATGACAACTTGTTCTCATAGGTTCTGACAATAGACTCGTACATGTCCTGGGCCTTGGCCAACTCTGCCGCTAACTTTTGGTTCTTGTCGCTTACCAATAGGAGCTCCTCTTTCAAACTatagatcttcttctcttgaatAGAAAGATCATGATTCTTATCTACAATATCTCTCTTTGCACTATTCTCGCCTTCGAAGTGCTCTATTTGCTTTTTGAACTCAACattgttcaactccaatTCCTGCAATCtcattttcaagttttcaatCTCGAAATCCTTTTCTGGAACAACCTCATTCACAATCGTGTTGAAACCACTATTTATCGACCTGTTTTCACCAGAAAGGTCATCCAATCTTAATCTTAGTTCgctattttcttcttggagcTCAATTATTTTCTCGGAGAGATCGAATATCTTAGATTTATGTCCTGACTTAAGGTCCTCCATTTCCAGATTTATGGACTTCAAAGAATCTTTTAACGTATCACATTCTTCTTTAAGGCTCTTTATTAACAGAATGTTATTTTTGTGCTCGATAGACTGGAAGTGAAGATTGGCTTCCCTCTGCAATTTGTTCATTTTGAGCTTGAGACGAATGTATTGGAATTTATTCAAATGCTTCATATATGACGAaaattccaattcattcTTCATTAACAACAATTCTCTCTGGTAGAAATCTAAGGCAGTTCCGTTGTGTGTACTACCATTATTCTGCAACGTTTGAGTGGAGATCATAGTAAATCCACTAGAACTAACAACCGATCCCTTGTGAACAGCAGTAGTTTCCAAAGACGTAGTTGGTGATGAGATGGGTCTCTGTATTCTCAATTcactcttcaatttttcattaaGCAAATTAGAGGATGACTTCTTTCCCGGATCATCCATGAAAGCAGGACCTAGATTAAGGTTGGACAAGGAGAGTGCGCTTGCCTTATTGTTTGATCCGTAAAGTTTCTCGTGGGTAATAAATAATTCTGGTAAAGGTTCAGATTTGCCCAACTCTGGCACCATTTCAGAAGACGAAACCTGGCTCAAGCCATCTTCGTATCCATGATCCaatttttcttcaattccattttcatTGACCGAAGTGCCATTCAAACTAGTGCTCATATTATTAAcactgctgctgttgctgttatTCTTGTCGCTTCCTCCGTTAAATTTTACATCTTTAAACTTTATTTCAGAATGAAGAGGTGTCGTTGGGGCAAGTGTTTTTTGGTTATCAATCACAAGATTAGTTGGAACAACAGACATCTTTCTATTGTAATTCTGTAATGATTTTTGAACCATAAGCTTTGTGGAAGGGCCATCTTTAATATTAAAGTACACTGGACTTCCCACAGAAGAAGCACGGGACACATGTTGCGAGTTGGGCGCTGTGCTGAAATTGTTTCTATTGTTGAACATAATGTTGCTTCCCAAGGGGCTTCCTCCACTTATCTGATTATCTCTAAGCTTGTGgtcttcagaaacaacaagCGAATCACTGATGCTTATCATGATATCTGGGTTCAAACTCAAGCAACTAACAGATATTTCACTAGGTCCAATAGACTCACCGTTATACAAATCCAATATCCATTGGATAGGGttttttatttcttctgaaagcAAATTAGACCTGTCGAAATCAATAAAATTAGGGTGAATGATGAATCTTTGATATACttttttggttttgtctATAACTCTCTTCTCTAACATGTGCTTTGTTGGATCATCAGGATCTTGAATCATCATATTGGTATCtaacaattgcaagaatttCAACTCTATGAGCCTGGGAGGATACTTATTCAAGTAAGTAAGTGGGCTCTGACAGAACTTACTGAAATTGAACGGGAAAAGTCCATAGATCAAGGTCGCCAAATGCAGAACATCGAAGTCTAATTTGCTGTTCAATGGAACGAAAGTCATAAGTTCGTTAAAGAAATCGAAATTGGAGATCGACCAGTTTTCACCTTTATCGTGAAGGAACTTTACTAATAATTCGTATCGGTTAGGAATATATCTATCAAACTCTTCCCAATTCGTAATACGGATATAGATAATAAGCAAATCCAGTAGGTAGTTCGATATTCGATTCCCAATCTGCGGAATAAGCATAACGAGTACCGATAATGATACATAAACTAGGCtctctgaaaaatcatACAGTATGCACTTGAGCaaatttggaaaaagaaTGGTATTAGtgatttggaagacttgTGAAGTTTGAGTAGAAACCAAGGATGATAACAACGTTAAGGCACcaaatctttctgaagGTTTCTCGAAATGattgttcaacaaggtGAAGTATTTCATTGTCTGTTTGAGTCCATAGTCTTGGAGAATAGTTGTGCAGTTGTGTTTAATGAAACGAAGACGTTCCTGAAAGTGTTGGCTGTCTTTGTCCTCTTCGCTAATCTTCAAATTAATATAGTCATATGATTTGTCATCAACACCGATGTATACTTGGATAACGATGTCCATCACTAAGTAGGCTATTTCCTCACGTTCTTTTCGGAGGTCTATATCATCCGTTGGCATTATATCTATGGCTACCTTAGCGATGAACTCTCTAGACTTTTGtacaaagttgaagtcaaaCCCCGCTGAGTCTATTGCTGGCTTTAAATAAGTTTTCACCCATAACATGACATCATCTCTTCTTAGAACAGGCAGCAATTGTCGAAGAATGTTCAAAAACATATATTCTTTCTGTAGGTTGGACAGTGGTTCGATGTAGGAGTTGTATATTCGGAATAATTCATCGTTTATGCTGGTAGACTGTCTGATGATAGAAAAAGTATTGTGTCTTTCTAAAAACTGCGAGATCACTGTGAAACATTCGGTAGCTTCTGGCGAAGCGACCCAGTGTGCTCCCGCTGAGTCGTCCCAGCTCTCGAAGACTTCATTAAGAGCCTTAATAAGGGATCGAGAAGAACCGGACATCTCTCCACTTGATTAAATGATATTGGAACAGATACAACTTGATTATTAAATATTATTAATGACTTCTAACACCCTCTACTCAGGTGATATTTAAAAACTGCTATTTGAAAACCAACTAGCGAAATGTAAAAATTAGTTCGATGCTTTCTGTCTTGATAGGCGAAAAAATGGTATTGGAAAAATCTTTTCAgatttctattttcaaagatgaaatcaCCACTATGTTCCGTATAGCTCTCCGAATTACCTTCTGCTCCTAACGAAATAATTCTAGAATGCCTTGAATAGAGCTAAAAATGTCACATCAGCTCTTAGTGTGAGACAAAAATCTGGAACAATATGAATAGTAGAGCCATTAGCGCATAGTCCTGCAGGTCGTATTTTCAGATCTTCAGTGTCATAATCCTGGAGTAGAGACCAGCTGTGGGCGTAGCTTTACTTTGGACTAGATTGTGTTTTTCTAGGTGGAGACATCAATTGAGTACATCAAGGTAGACGTTGTCAGATATTTTCGAAAGAGCACAAACGTTTGCTTTTGTTTTCGTATATTTTGGTTGGATCATCGTAGACCACGAAGAGCCTCATAAGTTTGCAGACTACATTCAATAAACCACTACAATTTCAGTATGGCTGCCCTCGATATTGTGGACGACGTGGATCTGTTTCCTTATGAATCCAATTCTGTCTCAACAGGAGAGGCTGCTGTGAAATTAGAAGACTTCTATACCCTCGTAGCCCACGAAGGTACACCTATAGGACTTGTTAGCAGTGCAATTACTAAGTATTTCAGTAAGGAGACTTCTTTTACCACGAACAATTCTGCGAAGACAATAACACTTAAACCGGAGTACAATACTTTACAACTCAGAAACGACCTTTTCGCTGAAATCAGCTCTCGCTGGAGGAATCTTCCAGAGTTCGAGGAGCTTCTTGATAAAGGCTGGAGAAACGAACTCTATACCGTATTCAATCCCTCGCATACTCCATATGTGCAAATAGAACGAGCATTTTCTGTATTGACGGGTGTTGTAACTTATGGAGCTCATTTGACAGGATATGTGCCACCAGAGAAGTCTGAGAACGgaaagttgaagttatGGATTCCTCGTCGATCCTCGACAAAACCTACATATCCTGGCATGTTAGACAATACCGTTGCTGGAGGATTGGGATATCCCCATGGAATATGGGAGACTGTAGTCAAAGAAGCCTACGAGGAGGCCggacttgatgaagacTTTGTAGTTTCTCATACCAAAGGTGCTGGTGTACTTCTGTACATGTATGTGACGAGCGACGGAAGAGTCCAACCAGAAGTAGAGTACATATACGATCTCGCATTTGACAACGAGACTGAAGTAGTGCCCCTGCCTGTTGATGGCGAAGCTGAATACTTCAGTCTCATGGATGTGGATGAAGTGCTTGAGAGAGTAAAGAACAAGGAGTTCAAGCCTAACTGTGGCATAGTgatctttgacttcttaATCAGACACGGGTACATCACTCCCGAGAATGAACCAAATTACCATGAAATCGTCAGCAGATGTCATAGAAGAATGCCTTTCCCAATCAGATAGCGAAACAAAAGGATCAAGATAGAAAAAATACGATGTTACACAAGTTAGTGTAGTATTTGTATTAATGTAAAAAGGAAGCAGAAGATATAGCCCACACTAAGACACCTCTACTTTCGACTTCATATAAAAATGGGTAGAACCAGATAGATAATATTTACATCTAATAGACTATGTACACTTATACCACTATTTATCTattgaatattgaagaacaaaatgaATACTAGTTATAATGGATTTTTCGCAATCGTACTACTATTTCGGTAATTTAGAAAAGGTATGTAGCTCTTATGCATTACGAGCAATAAACTCATTTTCATCTCTACGCATATTCTATAAGAGAGCAACATCCTGGAGGTCAATGTCTTCGTCTATAACACATGTCACCAGTGACCTTAAGGCGGGTGATTCGCTGGACATATTGATCGAAGCTATCCACAGATTCCATCTCCAAATCCAGCCCAGTATCGCACTTGATCCCAAAGATATCTCCAAGCCAGGAGAACTCATAGCCAAGCTCGACATTCTCCATGAATACTACCTGGAAATTAAATCTTCgcttcaagtctttctgTCTCGCGAACATAGCCATCTCTGGCTCTCGTTTATGTGTGGGATGGTCGCAGCCCTACGTCGTTTCAATCAGTACTACTGTGTCAAATACTTGAATGCTACATACTTTGAAGCTGAGTCATACTTGACTTTGGCACCCCAGATTTCTACCAGAGTGACTCAGTACACATTTGAATATGCAGCTTACTTGAAAACGATGTTGGCTGATGATGGGGTGTCAATTGCTACCATCATAAATTGTGCTTCTTCCAGAAGTATTCGTCACTTCTTCGACATTTTGATCGATTCGCTCGATTTCATCTCTATGGAtaaagttgaagatgacgaagacttACAAAGTGCGGAAGTCATATTAGAAGCCGTTCAACATGGCTTGTTGAGATACTACGAAACTATCGACACATGCAGTTCCCAGATACGAGATAACCTTTATAACAGGGCATTCTCTACTCTTACCAATTTCTTACAAGTTGCATATACAATAGGTAAGTCTGAATTGGTCATACCGTTCTTTTCCTCGACAAGGAATGGAAGTGTTCCAATAATCAACCCTGAATCTGCAATCAATATCGTCAGAACTGATACGGT
Protein-coding sequences here:
- a CDS encoding predicted protein (go_component membrane~go_function mannosyltransferase activity~go_process O-linked glycosylation) — encoded protein: MSSTLRKRGPKKGQNAVGNSAAQEDDDLKKLRELEEEARGFKEPEYKYQVALAAITILAAYTRFYHISIPDKVVFDEVHFGKFASYYLERTYFFDLHPPFAKLLIAFAGWLIRYDGAFKFENIGDSYITNKVPYIPLRALSAIQGTLTVPVMFLTMKTLGFSVAGCLFAALIVCFDNAHVADSRLILLDATLIFAVALTIYAYSKFSTYRKQPFSQKWWTWLTATGVSLSLVISTKYVGVFTYVTIGIAVIHELWILLDYQKGLTIPEFSKHFAARLWSLIIMPFIIYLFWFYVHFAILTKSGPGDNFMSAEFQETLLESPMAKLSKNVHYNDLITIKHKDTDAFLHSHLHSYPLRYEDGRVSSNTQQVTCVFDPDSKEAEDVNNHWEIVPSSKDVARGTDVYTNDVVRFRHVGTGGYLLAHDVASPLKATHEEFTIAYGEDAAVTKFNETLFRLRFGGSGSTKNKNKRRVIKTKGTPLRIIHVDTVVAMWTHDDEVLPEWGFGHQEVSGNKKTQDSDNVWTIDDIVDMDPIDPRSKYVPKQVKTLSFFKKWWELQGLMFKHNNQLSSEHPFASQPETWPLALSGVSFYNDNDNRRQIFFTGNIIGFWLEVCFLSIYLGLLLADQVTRRRHVYILSDRARSKLYNTLGFLFAGWGAHFFPFFLMNRQKFLHHYLPAHLLAALFSGGLVDFISSNNIRDSNGRPTVYNKIKSTVIVTGCSIGIVWFFFYFRPITYGDTTLSVEEVKARQWLDIKLHYAK
- a CDS encoding predicted protein, encoding MSGSSRSLIKALNEVFESWDDSAGAHWVASPEATECFTVISQFLERHNTFSIIRQSTSINDELFRIYNSYIEPSSNLQKEYMFLNILRQLSPVLRRDDVMLWVKTYLKPAIDSAGFDFNFVQKSREFIAKVAIDIMPTDDIDLRKEREEIAYLVMDIVIQVYIGVDDKSYDYINLKISEEDKDSQHFQERLRFIKHNCTTILQDYGLKQTMKYFTLLNNHFEKPSERFGALTLLSSLVSTQTSQVFQITNTILFPNLLKCISYDFSESLVYVSLSVLVMLIPQIGNRISNYLSDLLIIYIRITNWEEFDRYIPNRYELLVKFLHDKGENWSISNFDFFNELMTFVPLNSKLDFDVSHLATLIYGLFPFNFSKFCQSPLTYLNKYPPRLIELKFLQLLDTNMMIQDPDDPTKHMLEKRVIDKTKKVYQRFIIHPNFIDFDRSNLLSEEIKNPIQWILDLYNGESIGPSEISVSCLSLNPDIMISISDSLVVSEDHKLRDNQISGGSPLGSNIMFNNRNNFSTAPNSQHVSRASSVGSPVYFNIKDGPSTKLMVQKSLQNYNRKMSVVPTNLVIDNQKTLAPTTPLHSEIKFKDVKFNGGSDKNNSNSSSVNNMSTSLNGTSVNENGIEEKLDHGYEDGLSQVSSSEMVPELGKSEPLPELFITHEKLYGSNNKASALSLSNLNLGPAFMDDPGKKSSSNLLNEKLKSELRIQRPISSPTTSLETTAVHKGSVVSSSGFTMISTQTLQNNGSTHNGTALDFYQRELLLMKNELEFSSYMKHLNKFQYIRLKLKMNKLQREANLHFQSIEHKNNISLIKSLKEECDTLKDSLKSINSEMEDLKSGHKSKIFDLSEKIIELQEENSELRLRLDDLSGENRSINSGFNTIVNEVVPEKDFEIENLKMRLQELELNNVEFKKQIEHFEGENSAKRDIVDKNHDLSIQEKKIYSLKEELLLVSDKNQKLAAELAKAQDMYESIVRTYENKLSSSKFDLNENVNSFTAHFEKKIQELSTTILRYEALLEEKNSKIMQLSSSKPISIPGAASSGVNTIYNRSSKKKGRSNSSLESGTPPPSRVPIGVQQHPSQQSQFTYPHLNQVGAHAPPQPPAAIPRFSANLVPTVGTSSQQPIIRGRGGYQKRSKKHM
- the TNR3 gene encoding thiamine pyrophosphokinase yields the protein MAALDIVDDVDSFPYESNSVSTGEAAVKLEDFYTLVAHEGTPIGLVSSAITKYFSKETSFTTNNSAKTITLKPEYNTLQLRNDLFAEISSRWRNLPEFEELLDKGWRNELYTVFNPSHTPYVQIERAFSVLTGVVTYGAHLTGYVPPEKSENGKLKLWIPRRSSTKPTYPGMLDNTVAGGLGYPHGIWETVVKEAYEEAGLDEDFVVSHTKGAGVLSYMYVTSDGRVQPEVEYIYDLAFDNETEVVPSPVDGEAEYFSLMDVDEVLERVKNKEFKPNCGIVIFDFLIRHGYITPENEPNYHEIVSRCHRRMPFPIR